In Amphiura filiformis chromosome 2, Afil_fr2py, whole genome shotgun sequence, one DNA window encodes the following:
- the LOC140142794 gene encoding uncharacterized protein: protein MKGSGESPSREATNSMRGRKTRYNPKETTSINITKTKLKIGNWNVQGLNAPGKIDVLIDECDRYKLDLVALTELHWPGQGRSRHKNWEIIHSGPDTSRREKTVGLLLSHTAAKSLLSYECISDRLLIARFNCKHVKLTIVVCYAPTNSETRPGDTANKDAFYNQLDDVVSNIPKHDIQLVVRDMNAQLGDDNIHKLTWNSPDGKTVNQIDHTLVNRKWRNSLKDVKVYRGADVGGDHNLAITTVRLSLAVLKQQKKQLKFNSSNLSNRDILASFNATIGGKFNILAELDDTSDINEEWANFTDTVNSAAREHLGYRKGKQEEWISSESRDLISRRKRAKPSLGSDYQELNRQTRASLRNDKKAWYSKIADDLESAARSNNMREVYQMKNILIGKTSRRASQIRDVNGNIIKDEAARLQRWSEYFKGLLNADEPEETIDFSVFTQAEELNINMDPPVREEVDKALGLLKRNKAPGVDNITPEILKDGGDVIREWLLRICQHVWKNEVTPAEWGKGIILPLPKKETSPTVVTTEASPLLTSLEKCFQPFYSRE, encoded by the exons ATGAAGGGTAGTGGTGAAAGCCCCTCCAGGGAAGCCACTAACTCGATGAGAGGGAGGAAGACTAGGTACAACCCAAAAGAAACAACTTCAATAAACATCACAAAAACCAAACTCAAGATAGGAAACTGGAACGTTCAGGGCCTCAATGCCCCAGGAAAGATCGATGTGCTGATTGATGAATGTGATAGATATAAGTTGGACTTAGTCGCTCTGACAGAACTGCACTGGCCAGGCCAAGGAAGGAGTAGACACAAGAATTGGGAGATCATACACTCCGGTCCAGACACCAGCAGAAGAGAGAAAACCGTCGGCCTTTTGTTATCCCACACAGCTGCAAAATCCCTGCTGTCATATGAATGCATTTCTGACAGGCTGCTCATAGCAAGATTCAACTGCAAGCATGTGAAACTCACCATAGTAGTATGCTATGCTCCTACCAACAGTGAAACCCGTCCTGGTGATACTGCAAATAAGGATGCCTTCTATAACCAACTGGATGATGTGGTATCAAACATCCCTAAACATGACATACAACTTGTAGTCAGGGACATGAATGCTCAACTGGGAGATGAT AACATCCACAAGCTGACTTGGAACTCTCCAGATGGTAAAACAGTGAACCAGATTGACCACACCTTGGTTAACAGAAAATGGAGAAACTCTTTGAAAGATGTTAAAGTATACAGAGGGGCTGATGTTGGAGGCGATCACAACCTTGCTATCACAACCGTCCGCTTATCTCTGGCAGTCCTGAAACAACAGAAGAAGCAGTTGAAGTTCAACTCCTCAAACCTGTCAAACAGAGACATACTTGCAAGCTTCAATGCTACAATTGGCGGCAAATTCAACATCCTTGCTGAATTGGACGATACCTCCGATATTAACGAAGAGTGGGCCAACTTCACTGATACTGTGAACTCGGCAGCAAGAGAACATCTCGGATACAGGAAAGGGAAGCAAGAAGAGTGGATTTCCTCTGAATCTAGGGATTTGATATCAAGGAGAAAGAGAGCCAAACCATCACTTGGCAGTGACTATCAGGAGCTCAATAGGCAGACAAGAGCAAGTCTAAGGAATGATAAGAAAGCATGGTACAGTAAGATTGCTGATGATCTTGAGTCTGCTGCCAGAAGTAACAACATGAGAGAAGTATACCAAATGAAGAACATCTTAATTGGAAAAACCTCCAGGAGAGCATCTCAGATAAGAGATGTAAATGGCAACATCATCAAGGATGAAGCTGCACGACTTCAGAGATGGTCCGAGTACTTCAAAGGTCTTCTCAATGCTGATGAACCTGAGGAAACCATAGATTTCTCTGTCTTCACCCAAGCAGAAGAACTAAACATCAATATGGATCCACCAGTTAGGGAGGAGGTTGATAAAGCCCTTGGTCTTTTAAAACGAAACAAAGCTCCAGGAGTAGACAATATCACTCCCGAAATCCTAAAGGATGGCGGAGATGTCATCAGAGAATGGTTGCTCCGTATTTGCCAGCATGTATGGAAGAACGAGGTTACACCAGCAGAGTGGGGAAAAGGCATAATACTACCCTTGCCAAAGAAGGAGACCTCTCCTACTGTAGTAACAACCGAGGCATCACCCTTATTGACATCGCTGGAAAAGTGTTTTCAACCATTCTACTCCAGAGAGTAA